DNA sequence from the Oncorhynchus keta strain PuntledgeMale-10-30-2019 chromosome 1, Oket_V2, whole genome shotgun sequence genome:
AATCACTTCTGACAAAGATCTCAGTCTGaactttaatttttttaaatacatttattagAATATAAAAAATTGGATCCCTGTTGACGGATATAAAATCCCAAACATGCACATTTTTGTGTTCTAATGAACATACATTCAGACCTGCAGCTGGAATCAGTGTCAGATCTTTATCATAATAAATACTACTTTTTTCTCCACCATTTTAGTGTTAAGGTTCTCTGAGTGAAATATCAGTTGAAACCAACTCCAGATTTCATCCTTTTTCGCTAGATCTTGTGGAGTCCAAAGAAGTTGGCATGATGAGTGTGGCTGAGCATGGCTGGGTGGGAGACGTTCACATAGACCCAGTCCTGCTTCTCTAACTGCAATGTGGAGCCCAGGTAACTCCCAGAGGTCCAGACACGCCCATTAGAGCCCGAGCTGCAGTAGCCCTCCCTGTGCGCCTCTATCAAGGTGAGAGGCTTGGAGCTCCAGGGCCTCCTCACAAACACAGAGTGAACCAAGGCATCTGTAGGGGTGCAGTGATTGGCCTCAAACTGCACCCGGGAATAGATGTGGTAGAGCCCAGTCTCGTTGACCTGCAGACCACCATCCCGATAGACCACGCCTCCCTCAGTGAAGGCCCGCCCTGCCTTGGGCTCCCAACGCAAGGTATTCTGGGAAACATCCTTCTCGATCCGGCCtgaaggagaaagggagacagcagggagagtGGGGTTAGATATGATACTTCACTGGATTTTACAGTCCCTACTCTACATCAGGGGTGCACAACTGATTCAGTTAATCATGGTCCTGATTAGCAGCCGATTACTAGAATCAGGTGTTTGAAAAgggctggagcaaaagcctgcacacccgaTTACTTACCTATGACGTGTGCTGCAGGTCTGCTGGCCTTCTTCCCTGTGTCTGGATCAGACTCTGGAAGGTCACCCACTAGCTTCTCAGGCGCACAACCTTGGCTCTC
Encoded proteins:
- the LOC118391875 gene encoding tumor necrosis factor ligand superfamily member 6-like, which codes for MSGTQGYTYPQMFLVDYSGGSQPSVQPPGLVPCWSFPPAQERVREQSRARGCRGVGSWSLVVAVLFLLLLVFGALGLGAYQIHKLQTQLDGIQQVNIESQGCAPEKLVGDLPESDPDTGKKASRPAAHVIGRIEKDVSQNTLRWEPKAGRAFTEGGVVYRDGGLQVNETGLYHIYSRVQFEANHCTPTDALVHSVFVRRPWSSKPLTLIEAHREGYCSSGSNGRVWTSGSYLGSTLQLEKQDWVYVNVSHPAMLSHTHHANFFGLHKI